The Gemmatimonadota bacterium genome includes the window AGAGCGGCGCCGGTTTTCCCGTCGCCGGTGACGATGTTCACGACGCCGGTGGGTAACCCCACCTCCTGGCACAGCTCGGCGAAGAGCAGTGCCGTGAGCGGCGTGAACTCCGCCGGCTTGAGCACCAGAGTGTTACCGGTCGCGAGCGCGGGCGCGATCTTCCAGGCGAGCATCAGCAGCGGGAAGTTCCAAGGGATGATCTGACCGATGACGCCTAGGGGTTCGTAGTCGGGGAGTTCATCCTCCATCAACTGCGCCCACCCGGCGTGGTGGTAGAAGTGCCGTGCGACCAGCGGAATATCGAGGTCACGGGACTCCCGGATCGGCTTCCCATTGTCCATGCTCTCGAGCACGGCCAGGAGCCGGGCGTGCTTCTGGATCCTGCGGGCGATCGCGTACAGGTAGCGCGCACGCCCGTGGGACCCGAGGTCCCACCAACCCGGCTGAGCGGCGCGGGCGGCGGCCACAGCCGCTCGGACGTGCTCGACGGTACCCTGGCTGACCCGAGCGATCGGTTCGGCGGTCGCCGGATTCGCGGTCTCGAACGACACGCCTGCCGAAGCGTCGGTCCAGCTGCCCCCGATGAAGTGCCCGAAGGCACGATCGTGCTTCTCGAGCCACTCGTTGACGAACTGGGCGTTCTCCGGAGCCGGACCGTATTCGAGCGTCTCGAAGACTTCGGAGACCTTGCTCATGCCAGCGGATGCCGATGGAGCGCGGAGTAGCGTCCGGTTACGTGATGTTCGAGCTGCCGTTCGATGTCCGCCAGCAGCGACGAGACGCCAAACCGGAACAGGTTGGGCTGCATCCACCCGGTGCCGAGCTCTTCCTTCATCAGGATCAGCCAGGTGAGCGCATCCTTGGCGGTTCTGATTCCACCAGCGGGCTTGAAGCCGATCGCGTACCCGGTGCGCTCAGCGTAGGCGCGTACCGCGCGCGCCATCGTCAGGCCCACGGGCAGCGTGGCGTTCACGCTCTCCTTTCCGGTGGACGTCTTCACGAAGTCCGCCCCCGCCATCATGCAGACGAGGCTCGCCTTTTGCACGTTGCGGAGCATCGCGAGCTCGCCGGTCGCGAGGATGGTCTTGATGTGGGCGTCGCCACACGCGTCCCGGAAGGCACGTACTTCGTCGTACAGCGCTTGCCAGTTCCCGGTGAGCACGTGCCCTCGGGTCACGACGATGTCGATCTCCTTCGCTCCGGCCGCCACGGACGCCTCGATCTCCGCGATACGCTGCGGGAGTGGGTTCAGCCCGTGCGGGAAGCCGGTCGATACGGCGGCCACCGGGATGTCACTTCCGGCGAGCGCCTCGACGGCGGTCGGGACCATCGCGTGGTAGACACACACCGCGCCCGTGCGCACCGAGTCGTCGCCCATGCCAAGCGCCTGAAGCAGATCGCGGCGCACCGGCTGTCGCGCTTTCGCGCAGAGTCTGCGTACACGACCGGGCGTGTCGTCACCCGCGAGCGTCGTCAGGTCGATCAACGTGATCGCTTTGAGCAACCACGCCGCCTGCCACTCCTTCTTCACGCTCCGGCGCGTGCCTAACGTTGCCGCGCGACGTTCGACAGCACTCCGATTCACGCGAATCTCCCGGATCCAGTCCAGCTCCAACGGCATTCCCGGGTTCCGTGTTCCTTCGCGTAGGTCTACCGGGCTCACCGAACCCGTGGTCGCCGCATATCTCGCGGCGCGGTCCCTCGCGATGGAGTCTGTAGTCTTCACGTCTGTCATGTGCGGTCAATCCGGCGGGAAAACTACCGACGAGGGGATGGGGATGACAGCCGAGAGCCTTTCCCGGGGCCCGCTTCGGAACCCATGTTCGCACCCGGTTGCGGAGAGACTTCCAAGGGGGAGTACGGTTGCTTCTGCCACGGGTCATCACGAAGCTGGTCGGTTGGGCCGTCTCGGTCTTCTACGACGTGGAGCGGACGGGGCCCCCGCTCGTGGACGGCCCAGTGCTCGTCACGGCGAACCACCCCAATGCTCTCGTCGATCCGCTGGTGATCTTCCGCACCGGCGGGCGCCCCTCGAGGCCTCTCGCCAAGGCCCCGCTCTTCGATCAGGCCCTCACTGGAACCCTCCTTCGCGGGCTCGGTGGCTTGCCCGTGTATCGGCGTCAAGACGACCCCGCCTTGATGCACCTGAATGAGCGCACCTTCGATGCCGCGATCGGCGCTCTCCAGGCCGGTGAGGCGGTGCAGATCTATCCAGAGGGACGAAGCCACTCCGAGCCCTCGCTCACGCCGATCCGGACCGGCGCCGCTCGCATCGCCCTCCAGGCCGAGGAGCGCTGCGACTGGGCGCTCGGAGTGCGCATCCAGCCCGTTGGGCTCACGTACACTCGCAAGCATCTCTTCCGGGGCCGGGTCGTAGCCGCCTTCGGTGAGCCGTTCTCGATCTCGGATCTCCGGTCTCGGTACGAAGAGGACGACCGGGCGGCCGTGCGCGAACTGACGGACAGGATCCGGACCGGACTCGAGTCGCTCACGTTGAACTTCGATCACCCGGACGACGGCGAGCTGGTCGAGGTCGCGGAGCGGCTGTACGCACGCCAGAAGAAACTGGTGCGCTGGCGCGAGAGAGAACGCATGGCCGACCGGCTACCGCGTCTGCGGGCGTTCGCCAGCGGGGTCCGCTGGCTGAGGGCCACCGACCCCGAGCGACTGACCGAGCTGCGCCAAGCGGTCCGGCGCTACCTGCGGTTGCTCACCCTACTGGGCGCGAGCGACGGGGATGTGCCGCCCACCTACCGGTTCGGAATCGTGCTCCGATACTCGGCGCGCCAGCTCTTCATGCTCACGTTGGTGCTGCCTGTGGCGCTACTGGGGGTGGCCATCTGGGGTCTCCCGTTCGTGCTGACGCGCCACGTCGCGCCGAAGTTTGGGGCCAAGCTCGATCAGGTCGCCACCTACAAGCTCGGGACGGCCATCCTCGTGTTTCCGCTGTGGTGGGGACTCTTGGCCCTGGCGACGTGGTTCCAGTGGGGGCTCGGCACTGCGGTCGCGGTCACAGCCGCGCTTCCCGTGGCGGGCCTTGCTGCGATCGCGTGGCTGGAGCGACAGGCCCATGTTCGCCAAGACATTCGCGTGTTCTTGCGCGCGATGAGGCACCGCCGCGGGCGTGACCGGCTAATCGAACAACGAACCGCGCTGGTCGAAGCCTTCGATGAGCTGACCGTGGCGTGGCAGGCCGACCGCGAAAGCGTCTGAGGCACTCAGGGCCACCGGGAAACCCACAGAGGCCCGACCGGCTTAGGTCGGCAGGTGCAGACACACATGGCAGGTGGGGGACGATGAAGACACGCGTACTTGGGCTCATGGTCGTGCTTTCTACCGCAATCGCGACCGCTGGTTGTGGGGACAAATCGCCGTTGGCCGACTCGGACGGGAATCCGATCTGTTCGCTCGATCCGAATCTTCTGTTTTCGAGCCTGCCGCCGGACGCGATTCCCGCATTGACGCTGCCGGAAATGGTCTCGCCCAACGATTCAGAGGCGCAGTATCTCTTCGACTTCGATCGCGTGCTGGGCGTCGTGGTCAACGGCGAGGCTCGCGCGTATCCGCACAACATCCTCTGGCATCACGAGATCGTAAACGACCGCATCGGGGACACCTGGATCTCTGCCACCTTCTGCCCGCTCACCGGCTCGGGGCTCGTCTTCGATCCCTTCGTCGATGGGAATCGCCTCGACCTCGGCGTGTCCGGGTTGCTGTTCGCGAATAACCTCGTGCTCTTCGACCGCATCACTGGCGGCGTGTACGGACCGCAGCTCTCCGTCGAAGGAAAGTGCTCGAACTTCCGTGGTGAGTCGATCGGCCTGCGGTCCGTTCAGGAGATGAGCTGGGGACGCTGGAAGGGGCTGTATCCGGACACGAAGGTCGTCGGTGGCAATACGGGCTTCGGGCGAAACTATCGCGCGTACCCGTATGGCTCCTACGACCAGATCACGAGCAACGACCTACTCTTCCCGATGGGCGGCGTGGACACTTCGCGCCCCATCAAGGAGCGGGTGCTCGCTATCCGAATCGGTGAGGGCGGGCGTGGCTATCCGTTCGGCGAACTCTTCGAGCTGGGAGAAACCTCCGTGGTCAACGAGTTGGTCGGGGGCGTACCGACCGTTGTCTTCTACGAGTCACGGGACGGCGAGACCGCTCTCGCCTTCGACGCGCGAGTCGGCGGCCAGACTCTGACCTTCAGCGCCGCCGAAGACGGCACCTGGCTCGACGAGCAGACCGGCTCCACGTGGACCGTCGACGGGTCGGCGATCGCTGGACCCATGGCCGGTGAGCGTCTGAGCGCGCGCGCGGACGCCTACGTGCTCTTCTGGTTCGCTTGGCGACACTTCCAGCCCGATGGGGATACCTTCCTCCGGTGAGCCTCGATGCCCCAGTTCGCGCTGCCGCGGCAGCGCTGGTTGCCGCGGCGGTGTTTTCTTCGCCCTTGGCGGCACAGTGGCCGGCTGGGCGGGGGAACTACTGGACCAAGATCTCCGTCTTCCACCACTCGACCACGGAGCAGTTCCGGGCGAGCGGCGAGAAGCGGCCGTTTCTGAACTCGAACGCGGAGAGTCGATCGAGCGCGCTCTTTGTCGATGCTCTGGTGGGCGTCACGGATCGCCTGGACCTGTGGCTCCAGGTGCCGTACTTCGACCTCAACTTCGACGACGACGCGGACGAGCGACACAGCTCCGGCATCGGCGACGTGCGTCTCTCGGCTCGCTACAATCTCTTTGGACTTCGTGGCGGGAGCGTTCAGGTCTCGGGCCGTTTCACGACGAAGGTCCCGGTCGTGGACTTCCCGATCGACGCTGAGGTGATTCCAGTCGGTGAGGGGCAGTGGGACTACGAAGCGTGGTTGGAGGCGGGCGTGAGCTTCTGGCCGATTCCCGCCTACGGAGTCCTTTGGATGGGGCGCCGCTGGCGAGCGATGAACACGGAGACTACGCGGGATCCGGGTGACGAGTTCACGTTCCTGGCGGAGCTCGGGGGCACGCTGGTGGGGCCACTCGGTGGAAAGATCGTGCTCGACGCGATCTTCGGCTCGAACGGCTCCGTTCAAGGCGTGAGGGTGAGCAACGACGAGCGCGAGATCGTGTATCTGCAGCCGACGGTCAACTACCAGATCACGCCCTCGTTTCTTCTCGAGGCTGCCGCTCGCTTGCCGCTGCGCGGCCAAAATTTCCCGGCCGGCCGGCAGCTCATGATCGCGGTATTTCACCGGCCGGCGAGCGGGGGCTAGCAGCCCGTGGTAGGAGCTAGAAGCCCGCGGTAGAAGCACGGGGGGCCGCCCCACCCGCAAGCGAGTACCCGGGGCGCGCGCGCGCGCGCGCCCTTGGCCGCGGCAGCGCTAGCCCCTATCGTCCGGCCCCGTCGCCAGTGCGTCACACGGCTGGCGACCACCCTGAAGGGGGGGCGGAGGGAGACTGGTGTCTTCGGCGGTCTTCAAAACCGTGCGGCCCGGCTAGAACCCGGGTAGGTGGGTTCGATTCCCACACGTTCCCGCCAGGGTGCTGTCACGCTCCTGCCGGCCTTCTAGCGACCCACCTTGATGCGAAATCCCACTTCGACGCGGCCGTTCCCCGCCGGGGCCGCCTGAATCTCGATGGGTGCGGGGAAATCCTGGAGGTGGGCGGAGACGTACGCGTCGGCGCCGCTCAGCAGGAGCAGGAAAATGCCGAGGGCGGCCCAATCTTCCCGCTGTTGGCGGCGGGACTCCTCCAGGTCGTGCAGCTCCCCCAGCGTCGCGTCGGCGTCCAGCGCGGACTCGATCTCATCGAAGTCGATGATGCCTTGGGCCGCGAGATCCTCCCGGAGGACGTTCTCCCGGAACTCGGCTCTCGCAGCGACCTCGTTGAGGCGTTTCCGGGTGCGGAGAAGGCCGTACGCGGTGGTTGCCTCGAGTGCGAAGTAGAAGCCGGCGCGCGTATGGGAACCGATCGAGGTGTGCCCCCAACCCGGCACGAGCACGGCCCGGAGGAAGGCCGTGCCTGGCGTCACTGGTATGAAGAGGGCCGTGGAGTCAGGCTCGTTCGCTTCGGGGGCTTCCTGGCCGGACAGGGGCCCGGATGCGACCATGAACGAGAGCGCGCACAGGAGGACGGCCGGGACACGCCGGACCAGAGAGGAAGCGCACGTCGTCACAGGATCGCGGTCTCCCACTGTACGAGTCTCGGATCGTCGCCGTCGCGCAGGATCACATAGCTGCGGTGGTACACCCAGTCTCCGGAGTTCACGTACCATCGGTTCTCGCCGACGCGCTCGCACGCCGGCACGTGCGCATGCCCAAGCAACACGAGATCCAGCTCCGAGCGTCTGCTCATCTCGGCGAGGGCCCACTTCCTTAGTGCTTCGGCCTTCTCGAGTTCCGCGGGTCCCGACGGCGTCCATCGCTCCTCGGTCTTAGAGATCCCCGCGCCGATCCGGTCGCCTAGGCGGCGGGGCAGCATGCCGAAGGCGAAGCGAGTCAGCCGACCCCGGAGGATCAGCCTGAGCGCGCGGTACGACAGATCACCCCTTCCGAGCCCGTCTCCGTGCGCGAGAAACGTGCGGAACCCCGCCATGTCCGTGGTGATGGGGTCTTGCAGGAACTCCACGCCCACCTCGTCACGCAGGTACGTGCCGCCCCACCAATCGTGGTTCCCGCCCATCAGCGTCACGCGCATGCCGGAATCGACGATTCGCCGGAGTTGCGTCAAAGTGGAATCGTAGCCGCGGCTGGTCCCCCAGCGGTACTCGAACCAGAAGTCGAAGATGTCGCCGTTCAGCACGATCCACGAAGCGACTTCGGCCGCCTGGTCGAGCCAAGTGGCGAAGGCGTTCTCCTGCTCGTCGGTGATGGTGCCGAGATGCACGTCGGAGGCGACGAGAACGGTCTGGGTGGGGTCGTTTCTTGGCACCTGCGAAAGTACTCGCGAACAGGGCGAGGCTGGAAGGGGTAGGACACGCATCTGAGCCCGACTAGCTTTGCTCATGCCGCTCTTCGCGATGTTCTACAGAACCCTGCGCGTGCTCCTGACCGTCCCGCTGGTACCGCTCGCGGTGTCGTCGTGCGCGGCGCGCCAGGTCGTGATCATCGCACCCGCTGTCGACGCGGAGCAGGCCGCGCTGAGGCTCGAAGATCACACGAGAGTGAGCGGTCCCGTCCGCATCATCTTCGACTGGGAGCTGAACGAGGCCGGTATCAGGGTCAAGGGGCGGGGCGTGCTTCGCATCGAGCCGCCGTACAAGGCACGCGTCGACCTTTTTCTCGGCAACGGGGAGCTGGTCCTCAAGGCCGCGCTGCTGGGCGGCACCCTGAACGTGCCTCCAGGGTCATTGCGCCAGATCCTTCCGCCGCCCGACCTTTTCTGGGGGACGCTGGGTGTCTTCCGACCCGACTACGGGGCGGAGTTCCTCGGCGGAGACGAGCTCGAGGGGGATGCGCTCCGACTGCGGTACCGCTATGAGGACGGTAAGGAGTTGCACTACCACATCGAAGGTGAATCGCTCAAGAGGCTGGAGCTGCTCGAGAGCGGTCACGTGGTTCAGTGGGTGGAGATCGAGCTGAACGCTGAGAGCAGATACCCTGTCCAGGCGACGTACCGTAACTTGGTGGCGTTCCGCGAGCTCAAGATGACGCGCGATCGACTCGAACGCGTGGAATCGTACCCACCGGACATCTGGGACCCCGTTGGCGAGCGGGGGCGGTAGAGCTCATGACCACGCGGCGGTTCACTTGGTGGCAGGGCGCGGTGCTCGCCTTTGTCATATCCGGGTGTCACTACTCGTTTCGCGCCGGTACGTTTCCGCCGGACCATATCCGCACCATAGCTGTGCAGCCGTTCGACAATGAGACGAATCGCTTTGAGATCGCGGGCGAGCTGTACGACCACCTGCTGCGCAACTTGCCGCGGGCGCTGGGGATCACAACCGCCGGCGAGGACGTGGCGGATGCCGTCGTGCGGGGCACGATCATGCGCTACGACGTCATCGCGCCCAACTACCGGGCCGCCCAGCGGGGGCAGGCCGCGCAGGTTCTCCAGCGCCAAGTGTCGATCGGCATCTCGGTCGAAATCGTCGATCTGGTGGAGAACGTGATCCTCTGGGAGTCCCGCGCTTTGGTCGCCCAAGGCGAGTTTCTGGAGGCTTCAGAGACCGAGGACGTGGGGCGCTTGGAGGCCATCGAGCTGCTGGTCCAAAAGATTGTGGACGGCGCTCAGTCTAATTGGTAGATTCGGCCGTCGTTCTTGCCGGATAAGGGTCCGCCAGCCGCCGACTCCACGAGGATCACTGCCTGGGAGACACATTGCTCCGAGCCTTCGGACTAGGCGCAATTCTCGTCGTTTTCTGGCTGCTTCTCTCGGGCCAATACACGCCGTTGCTCATCAGCTTCGGGGTCGGCTCTTCGGCACTCGTCGTCTATCTTGCGTTGCGCATGGACGTCGTCGACCAGGAAGGTGTTCCCCTCCAGTTGGGGGGACGCTTCTGGCTCTACCTCCCTTGGCTCATGAAGGAGATCTTCGTAGCCAACGTGGCGGTGGCGAAGATCATACTCGACCCCAAGCTTCCCATCAGTCCGATCAGGGTTGTCTTCCACGGGAGCCAAGAGACGGATATCGGACGTTTCATTTACGCGAACTCCATCACGCTGACCCCCGGCACGATCACGACGGGGTGCGACGGCCAGGACTTCGAGATCCACGCGCTCACGTACGCGGACGTCGACGGGCGCGAAGAAGACGAGATGGACCGTCGCGTGACCTGGGTCGAGCAGGGCTCCCCGCCAGAGCCCGCCAACTAGATGTTCGTCGCGGCCACGGCAGGGATCCTGATCAGCATGACGCTCGCGATCGTACGTGCGCTGCTCGGCCCGACGATGTACGACCGTGTGCTCGCGGTCAACACGTTTGGTACCAAGACCGTCCTGCTCATCGCGGCACTCGGCTTCCTCACTGAACGCCCTGAGTTCCTCGACCTCGCGATCGTATACGCGCTCATCAACTTCATCGGCACGATCGCCGTGCTGAAGTTCTTCGAGTACGGAGATCTCGGTCACGAGCGCCGCGACGAAGCGGTGGCCGACTGATGGAGATCGCGCTCGATGTTCTGAGCTGGCTGTCGATCGTGGGCGGGCTCTTCTTCATGCTCGTCGGGACCGTCGGCATCCTGCGCATGCCGGACGTCTACACACGTCTCCACGCCGCCGGGATGACGGACACCATGGGTGCCGGCCTGCTCATCCTCGGAATGTGCCTGCAGACCGCAAGCGGGATCATGGACGGGGACGGGCAGTATTGGTTCGTCCTGTTCCGGCTCGTGTTCGTATATGCGTTCCTGCTCTTCACGAGCCCGATCGCCACACATGCGGTCGCGCGTGCGGCGCTCCATGGCGGCTTGGAACCGTACCGCACGCCGAGGGAGTCGGCGGACTGATGGTCGAGCTCGTCGACGTCGCGCTGCTGCTACTGCTGGCTGTGACCGCGCTGACGATCATCCGTCAGCAGAACCTGTTCGCCGCCGTAATGATGGCGGGGATCTTCAGCCTGCTGTCGGCCGGGCTCCTGGTGGTGATGGACGCCGTCGACGTCGCATTCACCGAAGCTGCGGTCGGCGCCGGTATCTCGACCGTGCTCATGCTTGGCACACTCGCGCTCGTGGGTCACGAGGAGCACAAGCCGAAGCGCCGGCCCATCCTGCCGCTCCTGGTCGTCGCGGTCACCGGTGGAGTGCTCGTCTATGGCACCTTGGACATGCCTCCGTTCGGCGATCCCGCCAACCCCATCCACCACCACGTCGCGCCTCACTATTTGCAGGAGTCGGAGCACGAGATCGGGATTCCGAACGTCGTGACGTCCGTGCTCGCGTCATACAGGGGCTACGACACGCTGGGCGAGACGACGGTGATCTTCGCCGCGGTGGTCGGCGTGCTCCTGCTGCTCGCCCGAGGGCCGGGCCCGCGTCGCGTTCTTGTGAATGGGCGCTGGACCACCGTCGCACGCGAGGAGGATTCGCCTGAGATCGAGACCGACGATGGATGATCAGGTGATCCTCCGGGTCGGGGCCAAGATTCTGATCCCGTTCATTCTTCTCTTCGCTCTCTATGTGCAGTTCCACGGCGACTACGGGCCGGGCGGTGGATTCCAGGCAGGTATCATCTTCGCGGCGGGCTTCATCTTGTACGCGCTCGTCTACGGACTCGGCACCGCGAAGCGCGCTCTTCCGCCCAAGGCGGTTTACGCCTGCTCGGCGGCGGGGGTGCTGCTCTATGCCGGGGTCGGCTACCTGACGTTGGCTCTCGGCGGCGAGTTCCTCGCGTACAACGTGCTCGCGCACGACCCCGAACACGGCCAGCACCTCGGCATCCTGTTCGTGGAGCTCGGCGTCTTGATCACGGTCTTCGGCTCGATGGTCGCGATCTTCTACGCGTTCGCCGGACGCAGAAAAATCCAGACGTGATCGGGCTGGGACTCTTCAACTACTGGGTCGTCATCTTTCTGATGATGGTCGGGTTTTACACGCTCATCGCGTGCGGCAACCTCGTCAAGAAGATCATCGGTCTGAACATCTTCCAGACATCGGTCTTCATCCTCTACATCTCGATGGGGAAGATCGCGGGCGGGACCGCGCCGATCTTCGTGCACGGTGAGCAAGAGGTCGTGTACTCGAACCCCCTCCCGCACGTGCTCATCCTGACGGCGATCGTCGTCGGCGTGGCAACGTCCGCGCTCGGCCTCAGCCTGGTGGTGCGCATCAACGAGGCGTTCGGCACCGTCGAAGAAGACGAGATCGAGGACACGGCGCTGTGAGTCATCACCTCCCGGTCCTGCTCGTCGTCATCCCGCTCGCCGCGGCGCCGTTCGCAGCGTTGGTCAACCGGCCCCGCATCTCGTGGGCCATCGCGCTGGGCTCTGCGTGGTGGGCGCTGTACGCGGCGCTCGCTCTGCTCTCGCAGGTCATGGCCGACGGGCCCATCCACTACGCGTTGGGTGCCTGGGCGGCTCCCTACGGTATCGAATACGTCGTCGACCCGGTGAGTGCCTGGGTGGTGTTGATCGTCGCGTTTATCGGCGCGGTGGTGACGCCTTATGCCCGGCTGAGCATCGAGCGTGAGCTGTCCGAGGACCGGATCCCGCTCTTCTATGCGGCGTTCATCCTGTGCATGACCGGGCTGCTCGGCATCGCGATCACCGGCGACGTCTTCAACGTCTTCGTCTTCCTGGAGATTTCGTCGCTGTCCGCGTATGCGCTCATCGCGCTCGGGCCGGATCGCCGCGCGCTCACCGCATCGTTTCAGTACCTGATCATGGGAAGCGTCGGCGCGACCTTCATCGTGATCGGCATCGGGCTGATGTATGTGATGACAGGGACGCTGAACATGGCAGACCTCGCTCTGATTCTGCCGCAGCTCGAACCGAACCGCACGATTCCGGTGGCGTTCACGTTCCTGACCGTCGGCATCACGCTGAAGCTCGCGCTCTTCCCGCTACACCTGTGGCTGCCGAATGCGTACACATACGCGCCCTCCGCGGTGACCGCGTTCATCGCGTCGACGGCCACGAAAGTCGCGGTATACCTGCTCCTGCGCTTCTTCTTCACGGTCTTCGGCGCGGCGTTTTCGTTCGACGTGATGCAGCTCGACAAGATCCTCATGCCGCTGGCGCTCGTCGCGATCCTGACCATGTCGCTCGTAGCGATCTACCAGGAAAACGTGAAGCGGATGCTGGCGTACTCCAGCGTCGCGCAGATCGGATACATGGTGCTCGGCATCAGCTTCGCGTCGGTTCTGGGCCTGACGGCGGGCATTCTGCACCTGTTCAACCACGCGCTCATGAAGGGTGCGCTCTTCATGGCGATGGGTTGCGTGATGTACCGCGTGGGCTCGGTACGCATCGAGTGCATGAACGGCCTGGGACGCGCGATGCCATGGACGATGGCGGCCTTTGTCGCCGGAGGTCTCAGCATCATAGGCGTTCCGTTCACGGTCGGCTTCATCAGCAAGTGGTACTTGATTCAGGCGGCGCTGGAGCAGGGCTTGTGGCCGGTCGCCGTCGCGGTGCTCGTCGGATCGCTGCTGGCGGTTGTATACGTGTGGAAGGTCATCGAGGTTGCATACTTCCGTGACGTGGACCCCGACGCGGGCATCACGGAGGCGCCGCTCTCCTTGCTGATCCCGACGTGGACGCTCGTGCTCGCGAACTTCTGGTTCGGCATCGACGCGAGCGCGACCACCGGCGTTGCGAAGCGCGCCGCGGAGCTGCTTCTGGGGGTCGGATCATGAACCCCGGCATGCTGATCGCTCTCTGCGTGCTGCTGCCTGTCGTGGGCGCATTGGTGGCGCTCGCGTTGGGCAAGTGGCCGAACGTTCGAGAGGCCGCCACGCTCATCACGGGGGGCCTGACCTTCTGGCTCGTGCGGGGTCTGCTGCCCTACATGCGCGAGGGCGCCCGCCCGCGCCTCGACATCCTCGAGGTTGTTCCGGGCGTTCAGCTCGCGTTCGAAGTCGAGCCGCTGGGGCTGCTCTTTGCGCTCGTCGCCTCATTCCTCTGGATCGTGACGACGATTTACTCGATTGGCTACATGAGGGCGCACCACGAGGAGAACCAGACGCGCTTCTATTTCTTCTTCGCCATCGCGATCGCGGCTGCGATCGGAGTCGCGTTCAGCGCGAACCTGTTCACGCTGTTCGCGTTTTACGAGGTCCTGACGCTGTGCACCTTCCCGCTCGTCACGCACCACC containing:
- the deoC gene encoding deoxyribose-phosphate aldolase, encoding MTDVKTTDSIARDRAARYAATTGSVSPVDLREGTRNPGMPLELDWIREIRVNRSAVERRAATLGTRRSVKKEWQAAWLLKAITLIDLTTLAGDDTPGRVRRLCAKARQPVRRDLLQALGMGDDSVRTGAVCVYHAMVPTAVEALAGSDIPVAAVSTGFPHGLNPLPQRIAEIEASVAAGAKEIDIVVTRGHVLTGNWQALYDEVRAFRDACGDAHIKTILATGELAMLRNVQKASLVCMMAGADFVKTSTGKESVNATLPVGLTMARAVRAYAERTGYAIGFKPAGGIRTAKDALTWLILMKEELGTGWMQPNLFRFGVSSLLADIERQLEHHVTGRYSALHRHPLA
- a CDS encoding 1-acyl-sn-glycerol-3-phosphate acyltransferase, yielding MLLPRVITKLVGWAVSVFYDVERTGPPLVDGPVLVTANHPNALVDPLVIFRTGGRPSRPLAKAPLFDQALTGTLLRGLGGLPVYRRQDDPALMHLNERTFDAAIGALQAGEAVQIYPEGRSHSEPSLTPIRTGAARIALQAEERCDWALGVRIQPVGLTYTRKHLFRGRVVAAFGEPFSISDLRSRYEEDDRAAVRELTDRIRTGLESLTLNFDHPDDGELVEVAERLYARQKKLVRWRERERMADRLPRLRAFASGVRWLRATDPERLTELRQAVRRYLRLLTLLGASDGDVPPTYRFGIVLRYSARQLFMLTLVLPVALLGVAIWGLPFVLTRHVAPKFGAKLDQVATYKLGTAILVFPLWWGLLALATWFQWGLGTAVAVTAALPVAGLAAIAWLERQAHVRQDIRVFLRAMRHRRGRDRLIEQRTALVEAFDELTVAWQADRESV
- a CDS encoding DUF3179 domain-containing protein; amino-acid sequence: MKTRVLGLMVVLSTAIATAGCGDKSPLADSDGNPICSLDPNLLFSSLPPDAIPALTLPEMVSPNDSEAQYLFDFDRVLGVVVNGEARAYPHNILWHHEIVNDRIGDTWISATFCPLTGSGLVFDPFVDGNRLDLGVSGLLFANNLVLFDRITGGVYGPQLSVEGKCSNFRGESIGLRSVQEMSWGRWKGLYPDTKVVGGNTGFGRNYRAYPYGSYDQITSNDLLFPMGGVDTSRPIKERVLAIRIGEGGRGYPFGELFELGETSVVNELVGGVPTVVFYESRDGETALAFDARVGGQTLTFSAAEDGTWLDEQTGSTWTVDGSAIAGPMAGERLSARADAYVLFWFAWRHFQPDGDTFLR
- a CDS encoding transporter, translating into MSLDAPVRAAAAALVAAAVFSSPLAAQWPAGRGNYWTKISVFHHSTTEQFRASGEKRPFLNSNAESRSSALFVDALVGVTDRLDLWLQVPYFDLNFDDDADERHSSGIGDVRLSARYNLFGLRGGSVQVSGRFTTKVPVVDFPIDAEVIPVGEGQWDYEAWLEAGVSFWPIPAYGVLWMGRRWRAMNTETTRDPGDEFTFLAELGGTLVGPLGGKIVLDAIFGSNGSVQGVRVSNDEREIVYLQPTVNYQITPSFLLEAAARLPLRGQNFPAGRQLMIAVFHRPASGG
- a CDS encoding UDP-2,3-diacylglucosamine diphosphatase, with the protein product MPRNDPTQTVLVASDVHLGTITDEQENAFATWLDQAAEVASWIVLNGDIFDFWFEYRWGTSRGYDSTLTQLRRIVDSGMRVTLMGGNHDWWGGTYLRDEVGVEFLQDPITTDMAGFRTFLAHGDGLGRGDLSYRALRLILRGRLTRFAFGMLPRRLGDRIGAGISKTEERWTPSGPAELEKAEALRKWALAEMSRRSELDLVLLGHAHVPACERVGENRWYVNSGDWVYHRSYVILRDGDDPRLVQWETAIL
- a CDS encoding Na+/H+ antiporter subunit E; amino-acid sequence: MLRAFGLGAILVVFWLLLSGQYTPLLISFGVGSSALVVYLALRMDVVDQEGVPLQLGGRFWLYLPWLMKEIFVANVAVAKIILDPKLPISPIRVVFHGSQETDIGRFIYANSITLTPGTITTGCDGQDFEIHALTYADVDGREEDEMDRRVTWVEQGSPPEPAN
- a CDS encoding pH regulation protein F; this encodes MFVAATAGILISMTLAIVRALLGPTMYDRVLAVNTFGTKTVLLIAALGFLTERPEFLDLAIVYALINFIGTIAVLKFFEYGDLGHERRDEAVAD
- a CDS encoding monovalent cation/H(+) antiporter subunit G, whose translation is MEIALDVLSWLSIVGGLFFMLVGTVGILRMPDVYTRLHAAGMTDTMGAGLLILGMCLQTASGIMDGDGQYWFVLFRLVFVYAFLLFTSPIATHAVARAALHGGLEPYRTPRESAD
- a CDS encoding DUF4040 domain-containing protein gives rise to the protein MVELVDVALLLLLAVTALTIIRQQNLFAAVMMAGIFSLLSAGLLVVMDAVDVAFTEAAVGAGISTVLMLGTLALVGHEEHKPKRRPILPLLVVAVTGGVLVYGTLDMPPFGDPANPIHHHVAPHYLQESEHEIGIPNVVTSVLASYRGYDTLGETTVIFAAVVGVLLLLARGPGPRRVLVNGRWTTVAREEDSPEIETDDG
- a CDS encoding Na(+)/H(+) antiporter subunit B, coding for MDDQVILRVGAKILIPFILLFALYVQFHGDYGPGGGFQAGIIFAAGFILYALVYGLGTAKRALPPKAVYACSAAGVLLYAGVGYLTLALGGEFLAYNVLAHDPEHGQHLGILFVELGVLITVFGSMVAIFYAFAGRRKIQT
- a CDS encoding cation:proton antiporter subunit C, coding for MGLGLFNYWVVIFLMMVGFYTLIACGNLVKKIIGLNIFQTSVFILYISMGKIAGGTAPIFVHGEQEVVYSNPLPHVLILTAIVVGVATSALGLSLVVRINEAFGTVEEDEIEDTAL